The proteins below come from a single Malus domestica chromosome 03, GDT2T_hap1 genomic window:
- the LOC103421057 gene encoding protein ACCELERATED CELL DEATH 6 isoform X2 has protein sequence MHSFKRIVSQWWLPRTNRKKYTNLLETILSKMDSADLINSTDQKWMTPLTLAAYIGNFVAVRVLLHKFTGLAYKGDENQFLLIHVASKKGHCRVVEEFLNHCPDLRESCDGEGRNILHVAAAHGRVNVVRYIIGKRNLQVLRKQRDQSGNTPLHIAVRNWHPKIVIILSLFHAYERANLNSLNNAGMTALDLVEKTEVDKEMFLRRKLTLMALNLANAPRSEELTAAKAKLVIEDSVLKSLHNSDNLMFSKESVNTLLLVSTLVVGITFVQGFTIPGGYSSSGNDVGTPIFLTHSLFKFFLICNTVAMCGSITASIPLMWAQTHDPNIIYAAMRFTLKVLGVTLTMMSSSFLAGVALTVYHVLWLRIFVYAMGFFFTVFIVGLLAPLMDVPVSYVPGPTRAFLFFSF, from the exons ATGCACTCTTTTAAGCGTATAGTTTCTCAATGGTGGCTGCCCAGAACCAACAGAAAGAAGTATACAA ATCTCCTAGAGACGATATTGAGCAAAATGGATTCAGCTGATCTAATCAATTCAACGGACCAAAAGTGGATGACTCCTCTTACTCTTGCGGCCTATATAGGTAACTTTGTGGCGGTACGCGTATTGTTACACAAATTTACTGGATTGGCATACAAAGGTGACGAAAATCAGTTCCTTCTCATACATGTGGCGTCCAAAAAAGGCCATTGCAGGGTTGTAGAAGAGTTTCTCAATCATTGCCCCGACTTGAGGGAGTCATGTGATGGTGAAGGCCGGAATATTCTTCATGTTGCGGCCGCGCATGGAAGAGTTAATGTTGTCCGATATATTATTGGAAAGCGCAATCTTCAAGTGCTTAGGAAGCAAAGAGATCAAAGTGGAAATACCCCTCTACATATAGCCGTCCGAAACTGGCATCCTAAGATTGTCATAATTCTTTCCCTCTTCCATGCGTATGAGAGAGCCAATTTAAATAGTTTGAACAATGCAGGTATGACGGCATTGGACCTTGTAGAGAAGACCGAGGTAGATAAAGAGATGTTCCTTCGGAGA AAACTGACACTTATGGCCTTGAACTTGGCTAATGCTCCACGATCTGAAGAGCTAACAGCCGCCAAAGCAAAGCTAGTGATAGAGGATTCTGTTCTGAAGTCCTTGCACAATTCTGATAACTTAATGTTTTCGAAAGAGAGTGTCAATACTCTCCTATTGGTGTCAACGTTGGTGGTTGGTATAACGTTTGTTCAAGGCTTCACAATACCAGGTGGATACAGTAGCTCTGGAAATGATGTGGGCACCCCAATTTTTCTTACGCATAGCCTATTCAAATTTTTCTTGATATGCAATACCGTGGCGATGTGCGGCTCCATTACTGCTTCAATTCCCCTTATGTGGGCACAAACGCATGACCCTAATATAATCTATGCTGCCATGAGATTTACCTTAAAGGTGCTAGGCGTAACGCTTACCATGATGTCCTCGTCATTCCTGGCTGGTGTTGCACTGACAGTGTATCACGTTTTATGGCTTCGCATCTTTGTTTATGCCATGGGATTTTTCTTCACCGTCTTCATAGTAGGGCTCCTTGCTCCTCTCATGGATGTTCCAGTTTCCTACGTACCTGGCCCAACACGTGCCTTCTTATTCTTTAGCTTTTAG
- the LOC103421057 gene encoding protein ACCELERATED CELL DEATH 6 isoform X1, which produces MEEKGFLVGHAHVMHSFKRIVSQWWLPRTNRKKYTNLLETILSKMDSADLINSTDQKWMTPLTLAAYIGNFVAVRVLLHKFTGLAYKGDENQFLLIHVASKKGHCRVVEEFLNHCPDLRESCDGEGRNILHVAAAHGRVNVVRYIIGKRNLQVLRKQRDQSGNTPLHIAVRNWHPKIVIILSLFHAYERANLNSLNNAGMTALDLVEKTEVDKEMFLRRKLTLMALNLANAPRSEELTAAKAKLVIEDSVLKSLHNSDNLMFSKESVNTLLLVSTLVVGITFVQGFTIPGGYSSSGNDVGTPIFLTHSLFKFFLICNTVAMCGSITASIPLMWAQTHDPNIIYAAMRFTLKVLGVTLTMMSSSFLAGVALTVYHVLWLRIFVYAMGFFFTVFIVGLLAPLMDVPVSYVPGPTRAFLFFSF; this is translated from the exons ATGGAGGAAAAAGG TTTTCTTGTTGGCCATGCTCATGTTATGCACTCTTTTAAGCGTATAGTTTCTCAATGGTGGCTGCCCAGAACCAACAGAAAGAAGTATACAA ATCTCCTAGAGACGATATTGAGCAAAATGGATTCAGCTGATCTAATCAATTCAACGGACCAAAAGTGGATGACTCCTCTTACTCTTGCGGCCTATATAGGTAACTTTGTGGCGGTACGCGTATTGTTACACAAATTTACTGGATTGGCATACAAAGGTGACGAAAATCAGTTCCTTCTCATACATGTGGCGTCCAAAAAAGGCCATTGCAGGGTTGTAGAAGAGTTTCTCAATCATTGCCCCGACTTGAGGGAGTCATGTGATGGTGAAGGCCGGAATATTCTTCATGTTGCGGCCGCGCATGGAAGAGTTAATGTTGTCCGATATATTATTGGAAAGCGCAATCTTCAAGTGCTTAGGAAGCAAAGAGATCAAAGTGGAAATACCCCTCTACATATAGCCGTCCGAAACTGGCATCCTAAGATTGTCATAATTCTTTCCCTCTTCCATGCGTATGAGAGAGCCAATTTAAATAGTTTGAACAATGCAGGTATGACGGCATTGGACCTTGTAGAGAAGACCGAGGTAGATAAAGAGATGTTCCTTCGGAGA AAACTGACACTTATGGCCTTGAACTTGGCTAATGCTCCACGATCTGAAGAGCTAACAGCCGCCAAAGCAAAGCTAGTGATAGAGGATTCTGTTCTGAAGTCCTTGCACAATTCTGATAACTTAATGTTTTCGAAAGAGAGTGTCAATACTCTCCTATTGGTGTCAACGTTGGTGGTTGGTATAACGTTTGTTCAAGGCTTCACAATACCAGGTGGATACAGTAGCTCTGGAAATGATGTGGGCACCCCAATTTTTCTTACGCATAGCCTATTCAAATTTTTCTTGATATGCAATACCGTGGCGATGTGCGGCTCCATTACTGCTTCAATTCCCCTTATGTGGGCACAAACGCATGACCCTAATATAATCTATGCTGCCATGAGATTTACCTTAAAGGTGCTAGGCGTAACGCTTACCATGATGTCCTCGTCATTCCTGGCTGGTGTTGCACTGACAGTGTATCACGTTTTATGGCTTCGCATCTTTGTTTATGCCATGGGATTTTTCTTCACCGTCTTCATAGTAGGGCTCCTTGCTCCTCTCATGGATGTTCCAGTTTCCTACGTACCTGGCCCAACACGTGCCTTCTTATTCTTTAGCTTTTAG
- the LOC103421057 gene encoding protein ACCELERATED CELL DEATH 6 isoform X3, with product MEEKGFLVGHAHVMHSFKRIVSQWWLPRTNRKKYTNLLETILSKMDSADLINSTDQKWMTPLTLAAYIGHCRVVEEFLNHCPDLRESCDGEGRNILHVAAAHGRVNVVRYIIGKRNLQVLRKQRDQSGNTPLHIAVRNWHPKIVIILSLFHAYERANLNSLNNAGMTALDLVEKTEVDKEMFLRRKLTLMALNLANAPRSEELTAAKAKLVIEDSVLKSLHNSDNLMFSKESVNTLLLVSTLVVGITFVQGFTIPGGYSSSGNDVGTPIFLTHSLFKFFLICNTVAMCGSITASIPLMWAQTHDPNIIYAAMRFTLKVLGVTLTMMSSSFLAGVALTVYHVLWLRIFVYAMGFFFTVFIVGLLAPLMDVPVSYVPGPTRAFLFFSF from the exons ATGGAGGAAAAAGG TTTTCTTGTTGGCCATGCTCATGTTATGCACTCTTTTAAGCGTATAGTTTCTCAATGGTGGCTGCCCAGAACCAACAGAAAGAAGTATACAA ATCTCCTAGAGACGATATTGAGCAAAATGGATTCAGCTGATCTAATCAATTCAACGGACCAAAAGTGGATGACTCCTCTTACTCTTGCGGCCTATATAG GCCATTGCAGGGTTGTAGAAGAGTTTCTCAATCATTGCCCCGACTTGAGGGAGTCATGTGATGGTGAAGGCCGGAATATTCTTCATGTTGCGGCCGCGCATGGAAGAGTTAATGTTGTCCGATATATTATTGGAAAGCGCAATCTTCAAGTGCTTAGGAAGCAAAGAGATCAAAGTGGAAATACCCCTCTACATATAGCCGTCCGAAACTGGCATCCTAAGATTGTCATAATTCTTTCCCTCTTCCATGCGTATGAGAGAGCCAATTTAAATAGTTTGAACAATGCAGGTATGACGGCATTGGACCTTGTAGAGAAGACCGAGGTAGATAAAGAGATGTTCCTTCGGAGA AAACTGACACTTATGGCCTTGAACTTGGCTAATGCTCCACGATCTGAAGAGCTAACAGCCGCCAAAGCAAAGCTAGTGATAGAGGATTCTGTTCTGAAGTCCTTGCACAATTCTGATAACTTAATGTTTTCGAAAGAGAGTGTCAATACTCTCCTATTGGTGTCAACGTTGGTGGTTGGTATAACGTTTGTTCAAGGCTTCACAATACCAGGTGGATACAGTAGCTCTGGAAATGATGTGGGCACCCCAATTTTTCTTACGCATAGCCTATTCAAATTTTTCTTGATATGCAATACCGTGGCGATGTGCGGCTCCATTACTGCTTCAATTCCCCTTATGTGGGCACAAACGCATGACCCTAATATAATCTATGCTGCCATGAGATTTACCTTAAAGGTGCTAGGCGTAACGCTTACCATGATGTCCTCGTCATTCCTGGCTGGTGTTGCACTGACAGTGTATCACGTTTTATGGCTTCGCATCTTTGTTTATGCCATGGGATTTTTCTTCACCGTCTTCATAGTAGGGCTCCTTGCTCCTCTCATGGATGTTCCAGTTTCCTACGTACCTGGCCCAACACGTGCCTTCTTATTCTTTAGCTTTTAG